The following are encoded together in the Candidatus Methylomirabilis oxygeniifera genome:
- the cysH gene encoding phosphoadenosine phosphosulfate reductase(PAPS reductase, thioredoxin dependent) (PAdoPS reductase) (3'-phosphoadenylylsulfate reductase) (PAPS sulfotransferase) (Evidence 2b : Function of strongly homologous gene; Product type e : enzyme) — protein sequence MAGESGVQSVNQGSGTLSAEEVAELNRRLRGATPEAVLRWAIDTFAPKLALASSFGAEDMVLIDMLSKLQPPITIFTLDTGRLHEETYDVMERTRERYKVTIESYFPGRDAVEALERERGFYSFRQSVEDRKFCCRVRKVEPLGRALKSVDAWITGLRREQAATRTAIDIVEIDASHGSILKINPLVEWTEPQVWAYIREHDVPYNALHDQGFPSIGCSPCTRAIKPGEDVRAGRWWWENPETKECGLHLDSRHGDHGKSS from the coding sequence ATGGCAGGAGAATCGGGAGTGCAGAGTGTGAATCAAGGAAGTGGAACGTTGTCTGCGGAGGAGGTGGCTGAGCTGAATCGACGACTTCGCGGCGCCACGCCGGAGGCCGTGCTTCGATGGGCGATCGATACGTTCGCCCCGAAACTGGCGCTCGCCAGCAGTTTTGGGGCTGAAGATATGGTGTTGATCGATATGCTGTCGAAGCTTCAGCCACCGATTACGATCTTTACCCTGGACACCGGACGGCTGCATGAAGAGACGTACGACGTAATGGAGCGGACCCGGGAACGGTACAAGGTGACGATTGAGAGCTATTTTCCGGGGCGAGACGCCGTAGAGGCGTTGGAGCGAGAGCGCGGGTTTTATTCCTTCCGGCAGAGTGTCGAAGATCGAAAGTTCTGTTGTCGCGTTCGAAAGGTGGAGCCGCTGGGCCGGGCGTTGAAGAGTGTTGACGCATGGATCACTGGGCTTCGGCGGGAGCAGGCGGCGACCCGCACCGCGATCGACATCGTGGAAATCGATGCGAGCCATGGCTCAATCCTCAAGATCAACCCTCTCGTCGAGTGGACCGAGCCGCAGGTCTGGGCATATATCCGCGAGCACGATGTGCCCTATAACGCCCTCCATGATCAGGGATTCCCCAGCATCGGTTGCTCACCATGCACGCGGGCTATCAAGCCTGGTGAAGATGTGCGGGCGGGACGATGGTGGTGGGAAAACCCCGAGACCAAGGAGTGCGGGTTACATCTCGACAGCCGGCATGGCGATCACGGTAAAAGCAGCTAA
- a CDS encoding protein of unknown function (Evidence 5 : No homology to any previously reported sequences), protein MPTEIPILTPHQMKAALETGVLLIDLRPHDAFASGHIPRSVNVAFSRKSLAERIATAIPPGPSTILFSDEATVAEAARDALYGIHRNPLLGIVTTGIATWCAEGLPLATLPPISAAALRQRLHAATEELVLIDVREPFEWEWGHIQESLLIPLGEIWQHAGSLDPHRETVLICAEGLRSSTAASILLHHHFPRVGNVPGGMGHWFDADYPTTRLPKF, encoded by the coding sequence ATGCCGACCGAGATACCGATATTGACGCCGCATCAGATGAAGGCCGCATTAGAGACCGGCGTGTTGCTGATCGATCTGCGCCCGCACGACGCGTTTGCCTCAGGCCATATTCCGCGAAGTGTCAATGTTGCTTTCAGTCGTAAGAGTCTTGCCGAGCGTATCGCAACTGCGATCCCGCCCGGTCCCTCAACCATACTCTTCTCTGACGAGGCAACTGTTGCCGAGGCCGCCAGGGACGCCCTGTACGGTATACACCGAAATCCTCTTCTGGGTATCGTCACAACTGGGATCGCTACGTGGTGCGCCGAGGGGCTCCCGCTTGCTACACTGCCACCGATATCCGCCGCCGCGCTCCGGCAACGATTACACGCTGCCACCGAAGAGCTGGTGCTGATAGACGTGCGTGAGCCCTTCGAGTGGGAGTGGGGCCACATCCAAGAGTCACTGCTCATCCCGCTTGGAGAGATCTGGCAGCACGCCGGCTCACTCGATCCGCACAGAGAGACCGTCCTGATCTGTGCGGAGGGCTTGCGCAGCAGCACGGCGGCCAGTATCCTGCTGCATCACCACTTCCCGAGGGTCGGCAACGTGCCGGGCGGTATGGGCCACTGGTTCGACGCCGACTACCCTACCACCCGGCTGCCGAAGTTCTGA
- a CDS encoding conserved membrane protein of unknown function (Evidence 4 : Homologs of previously reported genes of unknown function) yields MMNLDAGQITLIAITLFAAAVNGALGYGFSSLTVPVALIFYSNRILNPALVLVEVALNSYVLLVNRRSIPKIWKRVLPIVCGLIPGVIAGSYALSMASPEWLKLITYLIVLPLILLQAAGVRRPIRSERLIGVPFGAGVGVLYSTTTISGPPLALLFNNQGFVKGEFRAALGMIRMVESTVTATAYYYLGVYTAGSVGLLWSIVPSVAIGIPLGAYVISQMNAETFRRICMSFDAWVVGFGLSKVLIDLKLTTSPSGYIVWLAVIVTDLTLLYGFFTRQPEIPVAALAVDVPDGSPRLIPQKTPAVTPDDLAT; encoded by the coding sequence ATGATGAATCTTGACGCCGGGCAGATTACGCTCATCGCGATCACGCTCTTTGCGGCTGCCGTCAATGGGGCGCTGGGATACGGGTTTTCATCGCTGACCGTCCCGGTTGCTCTCATCTTTTATTCCAACCGGATCTTAAATCCCGCCCTGGTGTTGGTAGAGGTGGCGCTCAACAGCTACGTACTGCTTGTCAATCGACGGAGCATCCCGAAGATCTGGAAGAGGGTGCTGCCGATCGTGTGCGGTCTCATTCCTGGCGTCATCGCGGGGAGCTATGCCCTCTCGATGGCAAGTCCGGAATGGCTGAAGCTGATCACGTATCTCATCGTGCTGCCGCTAATCCTGCTGCAGGCGGCAGGGGTAAGACGGCCGATCCGGTCTGAGCGGCTCATTGGCGTGCCGTTTGGCGCCGGTGTCGGCGTACTCTATTCGACAACCACCATCTCTGGTCCTCCGTTGGCGCTCCTTTTTAACAATCAGGGCTTTGTCAAAGGCGAGTTTCGAGCCGCCCTTGGCATGATCAGAATGGTCGAATCGACCGTCACAGCGACTGCGTATTATTACCTTGGAGTGTACACTGCGGGGAGCGTAGGACTCCTGTGGTCGATCGTGCCGAGCGTGGCGATAGGGATCCCGCTGGGGGCCTACGTCATCAGCCAGATGAATGCTGAAACATTTCGCAGAATCTGTATGAGCTTTGACGCCTGGGTAGTGGGCTTCGGCTTATCCAAGGTGCTGATCGATCTGAAATTGACGACCAGCCCGAGTGGTTACATTGTCTGGCTGGCCGTTATCGTGACTGATCTGACGTTACTCTACGGCTTCTTTACGAGGCAGCCTGAGATCCCGGTGGCCGCCTTGGCGGTCGATGTCCCTGACGGTAGTCCCAGGCTCATACCGCAGAAAACTCCGGCTGTGACCCCGGATGATCTGGCTACGTAA
- a CDS encoding protein of unknown function (Evidence 5 : No homology to any previously reported sequences) — protein MSLRSRQEKIRMGSPYSLRVITKLYVYQSIATPYAVMGMKVRGGLPRRVVIASDQRERGNLTVVVLKDCGIASASPRNDMGDFRSNDMVVIGRRTA, from the coding sequence TTGTCGCTGAGATCCCGACAGGAAAAGATCCGCATGGGATCGCCATACTCCCTGCGAGTCATCACTAAACTATACGTGTATCAGTCGATTGCAACACCTTATGCAGTGATGGGCATGAAAGTCCGAGGGGGACTCCCGCGTCGCGTTGTCATTGCGAGCGACCAACGGGAGCGCGGCAATCTTACCGTCGTAGTCCTAAAAGACTGTGGGATTGCTTCGGCTTCGCCTCGCAATGACATGGGAGACTTTCGAAGTAATGATATGGTCGTAATCGGGCGTAGAACTGCGTGA
- a CDS encoding conserved protein of unknown function (Evidence 4 : Homologs of previously reported genes of unknown function): MMSGAPEQTVESLDLKGEVCPYTFVKTKLALEELQSGQVLRVIVDNPGSAANVPRSLHSEGHVVVDVTQLNDTDWAITVKKA; encoded by the coding sequence ATGATGAGTGGGGCGCCTGAGCAGACGGTTGAGTCCCTCGATCTGAAGGGCGAGGTGTGCCCCTACACGTTTGTGAAGACCAAATTGGCCTTGGAGGAGCTACAGAGTGGTCAGGTGCTGAGGGTGATTGTGGACAACCCCGGCTCTGCGGCAAACGTTCCCAGGAGCCTACACAGTGAAGGGCATGTGGTTGTCGATGTAACGCAACTGAATGACACCGACTGGGCGATTACAGTGAAAAAGGCCTGA
- a CDS encoding exported protein of unknown function (Evidence 5 : No homology to any previously reported sequences), which translates to MRRQIVTPVLWIVGLALAAGVAWIDQAWAYEAWVTNQEDHTVIVIDTETNKVIDTITPGGKKPHNVAFSPDGVHAFIANAASNDVSMVDVKTRKLVATLPAGIRAHGPAVSPDGRQLWVANPGSNDVTVIDLEGRHTIDTIAVGKAPALIVFDPKGVRAYVSNGGSGDLSVIDVKSRKIVTTIEAGRGAMGTDVTWDGKLLLVTAGDVDQIDVIHLVNHQVAARIPRDGEPHGLVISPDGKRAYVANRKANVVSVIDCKALKIVKDIPAGKRIDIVTITPDGRRLYVTSRDTNSVIVIDTLTDKIVAEIPTGKDPHGIAILPASHH; encoded by the coding sequence ATGCGAAGACAGATCGTCACGCCGGTCCTGTGGATAGTTGGACTGGCGTTAGCAGCAGGAGTCGCGTGGATTGACCAGGCGTGGGCGTACGAAGCCTGGGTCACGAATCAGGAAGATCATACCGTTATCGTGATCGATACCGAGACGAACAAGGTGATTGATACGATTACGCCAGGCGGTAAGAAGCCGCATAATGTTGCTTTCTCGCCGGATGGCGTCCATGCCTTTATCGCGAACGCCGCATCCAACGATGTGAGCATGGTCGACGTAAAGACGAGGAAGCTGGTTGCCACACTGCCTGCGGGAATCAGAGCCCATGGTCCGGCGGTCTCTCCGGATGGGCGGCAGCTCTGGGTGGCGAACCCGGGATCCAATGACGTGACGGTCATTGATCTGGAGGGGCGACACACGATCGATACGATCGCGGTAGGAAAGGCTCCCGCACTTATCGTCTTCGACCCGAAGGGCGTACGGGCCTATGTCAGCAACGGGGGCTCTGGAGATCTGTCGGTGATCGACGTGAAGAGTCGAAAGATCGTCACGACGATCGAAGCCGGTCGAGGCGCCATGGGGACCGACGTGACCTGGGACGGCAAACTCCTGTTGGTCACAGCAGGAGATGTAGATCAAATCGACGTCATTCATCTCGTGAATCATCAGGTTGCGGCACGGATTCCCCGCGATGGCGAGCCTCATGGCCTGGTGATCTCGCCTGACGGCAAGCGGGCGTATGTGGCCAATCGTAAGGCTAATGTCGTGTCGGTCATTGACTGCAAGGCGTTGAAGATCGTCAAAGATATTCCGGCAGGCAAGCGGATCGACATCGTGACGATCACGCCTGACGGCCGTCGGCTCTACGTGACCAGCCGTGACACAAACAGTGTCATTGTCATCGATACATTGACGGATAAGATTGTCGCTGAGATCCCGACAGGAAAAGATCCGCATGGGATCGCCATACTCCCTGCGAGTCATCACTAA
- a CDS encoding putative Mov34/MPN/PAD-1 family protein (Evidence 3 : Function proposed based on presence of conserved amino acid motif, structural feature or limited homology) yields MVLTERELNEIFAHAEEAFPEEACGIVIGKPGDPNTNLVRRCGNLANQYHLDDPTRNPRDAKTAYIMDPKDLLRVQSEADAKGFEFVVLYHSHPDHEAYFSETDRELALFDGEPVWSRLRYLVVSVKNGKVSYFRVFGWDTIEKQFTAEPSAVFERKDQPLV; encoded by the coding sequence ATGGTCCTCACCGAACGGGAGCTGAACGAGATCTTTGCGCACGCCGAAGAGGCGTTTCCCGAGGAGGCCTGTGGTATCGTGATAGGCAAACCGGGCGATCCGAATACGAACCTTGTTCGCAGATGCGGAAATCTGGCGAATCAGTATCACCTGGACGATCCGACTCGGAATCCGAGAGATGCAAAGACCGCCTACATCATGGACCCGAAGGACCTGCTGCGGGTTCAAAGCGAAGCGGATGCGAAGGGCTTCGAGTTCGTTGTGCTCTATCATTCACACCCGGATCATGAGGCCTACTTCTCCGAGACCGATCGAGAGTTGGCGCTGTTCGACGGTGAACCAGTGTGGTCTCGGCTGCGCTATCTCGTGGTATCGGTGAAAAATGGAAAGGTCTCGTATTTCAGGGTATTCGGTTGGGACACCATCGAAAAGCAGTTTACGGCGGAGCCGTCCGCTGTCTTTGAACGAAAAGACCAGCCTCTCGTGTAG
- a CDS encoding conserved protein of unknown function (Evidence 4 : Homologs of previously reported genes of unknown function), with amino-acid sequence MTKKRVHLTFTGKLTEEPILWQLSQTFDLVFNIRQADFTEGIGWIMAELEGEPQSLENGIEWLEARGVHVAPIEQDIVS; translated from the coding sequence ATGACAAAAAAACGAGTGCACCTGACGTTCACCGGTAAGCTGACCGAGGAGCCGATCCTGTGGCAGTTGAGTCAGACATTCGATTTAGTGTTTAATATTCGTCAGGCTGATTTTACCGAAGGGATCGGGTGGATCATGGCTGAACTCGAGGGAGAGCCGCAGTCGCTTGAGAATGGGATCGAGTGGCTGGAGGCTCGCGGCGTCCATGTGGCGCCGATCGAGCAGGATATCGTCTCCTGA
- the cysK gene encoding pyridoxal-phosphate (PLP) dependent enzymes family; subunit of cysteine synthase A (O-acetylserine sulfhydrolase A) (Evidence 2b : Function of strongly homologous gene; PubMedId : 7610184, 8082776; Product type e : enzyme) encodes MKSEDILDAIGNTPLVELPRMSPKKGVRIFAKLEGTNPTGSLKDRIVKYMIEQAERSGELTKDKTILEPTSGNTGIALAMIGRRKGYKVKVVIPENATPERRQLLEIFGAELIYSDGTKGSNGAIELAQKLVTEDPTLYMPFQYGNPANPMAHYETTGKEILNDLPEVDVFVAGLGTGGTLMGVGRRLKEHDPKTKVIAVEPNPGDLVQGLRSLDEGFIPPILDTSLLDGKIMVDSRCAFAATRDLTNKEGIFAGVSSGAVVHVAIRTAHRMEKGNIVVILCDTGWKYISLGVWHKEFPELGENMYSHLWW; translated from the coding sequence ATGAAATCAGAAGATATTCTTGATGCAATCGGGAACACACCGTTGGTGGAGCTGCCGCGGATGAGTCCCAAGAAAGGGGTTCGGATCTTTGCCAAACTGGAGGGGACCAACCCGACCGGCAGCCTGAAGGATCGAATCGTAAAATACATGATCGAGCAGGCCGAGCGGAGCGGCGAGCTGACGAAGGACAAGACGATCCTGGAGCCGACAAGCGGCAACACCGGTATCGCCTTGGCCATGATCGGACGGAGGAAGGGGTATAAGGTCAAGGTGGTGATTCCGGAAAACGCCACCCCGGAGCGACGCCAGCTTCTGGAGATCTTCGGCGCCGAGTTGATCTATTCTGATGGGACAAAAGGCAGTAACGGCGCCATTGAGTTAGCTCAAAAGCTGGTGACGGAGGATCCGACCCTCTATATGCCCTTTCAGTACGGCAATCCGGCCAACCCGATGGCTCACTACGAAACAACCGGAAAGGAGATCCTGAACGATCTCCCGGAGGTCGATGTCTTTGTGGCCGGCCTTGGGACCGGCGGAACGCTGATGGGCGTCGGTCGACGACTGAAAGAACATGACCCCAAAACCAAGGTGATTGCGGTAGAGCCCAATCCGGGCGATCTGGTGCAGGGACTTCGGAGTCTGGATGAGGGTTTTATCCCCCCGATTCTCGACACGAGCCTCCTGGACGGCAAGATCATGGTTGATTCCCGCTGCGCGTTTGCCGCTACCAGAGATCTGACCAACAAGGAAGGGATCTTTGCGGGCGTCTCCTCCGGCGCTGTTGTGCATGTGGCGATCAGGACGGCACACCGTATGGAGAAGGGCAACATCGTAGTGATCCTGTGCGATACCGGATGGAAGTATATCAGTCTGGGTGTCTGGCACAAGGAGTTTCCGGAGTTGGGCGAGAACATGTACAGTCATCTCTGGTGGTGA
- a CDS encoding SirA family protein — protein MVEKAMAKYSLDVTGEICPYPLMLTKQKMGALASGDQLAVMVDYAKSVEDIPRWAKEEGYSVLAVLEVGRTQWEIVLEKA, from the coding sequence ATGGTGGAGAAGGCGATGGCGAAGTACTCACTTGATGTGACCGGAGAGATCTGTCCGTATCCGTTGATGTTGACCAAGCAGAAGATGGGGGCGCTCGCGTCCGGCGATCAGTTGGCAGTGATGGTCGATTACGCAAAATCAGTCGAAGACATTCCCCGGTGGGCCAAAGAAGAGGGGTACTCGGTTCTTGCCGTCTTGGAAGTGGGGAGAACGCAGTGGGAAATCGTTCTGGAAAAGGCATAA
- a CDS encoding putative Sulfite/ferredoxin reductase (cysI) (Evidence 3 : Function proposed based on presence of conserved amino acid motif, structural feature or limited homology; Product type e : enzyme), which translates to MNNASEPVDAEQPANVLTPTNGRINQEKAQSANGSSWASEEDIDTFDQFVRRFWKGEISPDEFKRFRLQNGIYGQRQEGEQMFRIKIPWGGLSAAQLELLAELAAKAPNGVAHVTTRQNIQLHFIKLEQVTGLMRSLASVGLTTREACGNTVRNVTVGHCAGVCPQELFDVTPYAETIARFLLRNPMNQNLPRKFKISFSGCPDDLGLSPMQDIGACAALRSAEGKEERGFQLYVGGGLGPIPRIAELLEEFTSADRLLPTVAAVVRVFDRLGNRDDRHKARMKFVLNKLGIETFRALVFQERTGLESTMAGQFPPIVMWEKVPLHQAPSGSTGAPVEPDDSAYRRWRTTNVLQQKQAGYTMVCIRLELGDITSAQLRTLAFAAREFGDGAVRSTNQQNFALRWVPSGRLPALYRVLSAVGLAAPAAERLADVTACPGADTCQLGITSSRGLGAALGALCDDELKGLADETGIRIKISACPNSCGQHHLADIGLYGGAKKFNGQQVPTYEMLLGARLTPGQASYAKPVARIPAKNVPGAVEAVLLHYQKERQDGESFGSFLDRRGLESAKTVLAPFTELPPASEAPDQYLDYNAEEAFSIHVGPGECAS; encoded by the coding sequence ATGAATAATGCGAGCGAACCGGTGGACGCTGAGCAGCCGGCAAACGTTTTAACTCCGACTAATGGACGGATCAATCAAGAAAAGGCGCAGTCCGCGAACGGGTCGTCCTGGGCCAGTGAGGAGGACATCGACACCTTCGATCAGTTTGTCCGGAGATTTTGGAAGGGGGAGATCTCCCCGGACGAATTCAAGCGGTTCCGCCTGCAGAACGGGATCTATGGACAGCGGCAGGAAGGGGAGCAGATGTTTCGGATCAAGATCCCGTGGGGCGGCCTCAGTGCGGCTCAATTGGAGTTACTCGCCGAGTTGGCGGCGAAGGCTCCGAATGGGGTAGCCCACGTCACGACCCGCCAGAACATCCAGCTTCACTTCATCAAGCTCGAGCAGGTAACAGGACTGATGAGGAGCCTGGCCTCGGTCGGCCTGACGACCAGAGAGGCCTGCGGCAACACCGTTCGCAACGTCACGGTCGGGCACTGCGCCGGGGTCTGTCCTCAGGAACTGTTTGACGTGACCCCGTATGCTGAGACGATTGCGCGATTTCTCCTGCGCAATCCGATGAACCAGAACCTGCCCAGGAAGTTTAAGATCTCATTCTCCGGTTGCCCCGACGACCTTGGCCTCAGTCCCATGCAGGACATCGGCGCCTGCGCCGCGCTGCGATCTGCGGAGGGTAAGGAGGAGCGCGGATTTCAGCTCTATGTCGGGGGCGGATTGGGTCCCATACCACGCATCGCGGAGTTGCTTGAGGAGTTTACGTCGGCGGATCGGCTCCTTCCGACAGTTGCTGCCGTCGTACGCGTATTCGACCGCCTCGGTAATCGCGACGATCGGCACAAGGCCAGGATGAAGTTTGTACTGAACAAGTTGGGGATCGAGACGTTTCGGGCGTTGGTGTTTCAGGAGCGGACCGGCCTCGAATCCACAATGGCCGGGCAGTTCCCTCCTATTGTCATGTGGGAGAAGGTCCCGCTTCATCAGGCGCCGTCCGGTTCGACGGGCGCCCCCGTAGAGCCTGACGATTCTGCCTACCGACGGTGGAGGACTACCAATGTTCTGCAACAGAAGCAGGCCGGGTATACCATGGTCTGTATTCGCCTTGAACTGGGTGACATCACCTCAGCGCAGCTCCGAACCCTCGCCTTTGCGGCGCGCGAGTTCGGCGATGGTGCCGTCCGCAGCACGAACCAGCAGAACTTCGCTCTCAGGTGGGTTCCGTCCGGGCGCCTGCCTGCGCTCTATCGGGTACTGAGCGCCGTCGGTCTGGCTGCTCCCGCGGCCGAACGGTTGGCTGATGTGACTGCCTGCCCAGGCGCCGATACCTGCCAACTCGGAATCACCTCCTCCCGCGGCCTGGGCGCCGCTCTGGGAGCGCTTTGCGATGATGAACTGAAGGGTCTGGCGGATGAGACGGGGATTCGGATCAAGATCTCCGCCTGTCCAAACTCTTGTGGTCAGCATCATCTTGCAGACATCGGACTGTATGGCGGCGCCAAAAAGTTCAACGGTCAACAGGTGCCGACCTACGAGATGTTGCTGGGCGCGAGGTTGACGCCTGGCCAGGCGAGCTATGCCAAACCGGTAGCGCGGATTCCGGCAAAGAATGTTCCGGGCGCGGTGGAGGCGGTCCTCCTGCACTATCAGAAAGAGCGACAGGATGGGGAGTCGTTCGGCAGCTTTTTGGATCGGCGTGGGTTGGAGTCCGCAAAGACGGTTCTGGCGCCGTTCACAGAGCTGCCGCCGGCCTCCGAGGCGCCGGATCAGTATCTTGACTACAATGCTGAAGAGGCGTTTTCCATTCATGTTGGTCCCGGCGAGTGCGCCTCGTAG
- the sat gene encoding Sulfate adenylyltransferase (Sulfate adenylate transferase) (SAT) (ATP-sulfurylase) has translation MAESKELTENEALTPILPHGGRLVSRVLTGEARADAIGRARDLPMISLNARAISDVECLATGVFSPLEGFMNRADYEGVVHEMRLKSGILWTLPITLAAPKDDVAGLKQGGEAALLGSDGELLGLLSVEEIFPYDKRAEACLVYSTEETRHPGVQYLYQRGDLLIGGAVSLVRPPTLPGFEDYYYVPTETRRQFKERGWQTIVGFQTRNPIHRSHEYIQKCALELMDGLLIHPLVGRTKLDDIPSEIRLRCYRALEERYFPKDRVMLSVFPGAMRYAGPREAVFHALVRKNYGCTHFIVGRDPAGVGGYYHPYAARDLFLRLNRNELDITPLFFDEAFFCRRCDGMASAKTCPHDASERVTLSGTRVRELLRSGEPLPEEFTRPEVSEILAEWMQGV, from the coding sequence ATGGCGGAATCGAAAGAACTAACGGAGAATGAGGCGCTGACGCCGATCCTTCCGCATGGCGGGCGGCTCGTCTCGCGGGTACTGACAGGAGAGGCCAGGGCCGACGCGATCGGCAGAGCGCGAGATCTTCCGATGATCTCGTTGAACGCGAGGGCCATCTCGGACGTGGAATGCCTGGCCACCGGTGTGTTCAGTCCGCTCGAAGGGTTTATGAATCGAGCCGACTATGAGGGCGTAGTCCATGAAATGCGCCTGAAGAGCGGCATACTATGGACGTTGCCGATCACCTTGGCGGCGCCCAAGGATGATGTGGCTGGGCTCAAGCAGGGAGGCGAGGCGGCCTTACTCGGCTCGGACGGCGAACTGCTTGGTCTGCTTTCGGTGGAGGAGATTTTCCCTTATGATAAGCGAGCGGAGGCATGTCTGGTCTACAGCACCGAAGAGACGCGCCATCCGGGCGTCCAATACCTCTATCAGCGAGGCGATCTCCTGATAGGCGGTGCGGTCAGCCTGGTCCGGCCCCCGACGCTGCCTGGATTCGAAGACTATTACTACGTACCGACTGAGACGCGGCGGCAATTCAAGGAGCGCGGATGGCAGACCATCGTCGGGTTCCAGACTCGCAACCCGATTCATCGATCGCACGAATACATTCAAAAGTGCGCGTTGGAGTTGATGGACGGTCTGCTGATCCACCCGCTGGTCGGTCGGACCAAACTTGACGACATTCCATCGGAGATCCGCCTTCGTTGCTATCGCGCGCTTGAGGAACGTTACTTCCCGAAGGATCGCGTGATGCTGAGCGTGTTTCCCGGCGCGATGCGATATGCGGGCCCACGGGAGGCGGTCTTCCATGCTCTGGTCAGAAAGAATTACGGCTGCACCCACTTCATTGTTGGGCGGGATCCCGCTGGAGTCGGGGGCTACTACCATCCGTACGCAGCCCGTGACCTTTTCCTGCGGCTGAATCGCAATGAACTGGATATCACCCCGCTTTTCTTCGACGAGGCATTCTTCTGTCGTCGCTGCGATGGGATGGCGTCGGCCAAGACCTGCCCGCACGACGCTTCCGAGCGGGTTACGTTGAGCGGGACGCGCGTTCGCGAGCTCCTTCGGAGCGGCGAGCCGCTGCCGGAGGAGTTTACACGACCGGAGGTCTCGGAGATCCTGGCGGAATGGATGCAGGGAGTATAA